The segment TTTCCCTTTCCGACGAGATAAGCATCTTTTAGTTTGGGACTCATATTCAGAGCCGGAACTTTTATTTCGGTAGATAACTTATAAGGAAACCATTTCTTTCCTTCCAACAGGGTGTACTCCTGGATAATGCGCGGATTAATCCCTCCTTTATCTTCGGCAGGTTCGGCATCCACTTTCTCCACTGCAAATCCTCTGGTATTGATGTAAAGTCTCCCTTTCATTCCTTCAAAGTTCTTATCTCTTCTTGGCTGAAAACGGATGGTATACGTCGTGTCTCCGGGAGCAGTAATGGTTGTGTCTTCCAGAATAAACAAATAACGGCGAATCGATCCCAAAGCCAAGGGATTCAAATAAGAACGGCCCAAAATATCGAATTGGTTGTCGTAGAAGTTGAACGACTGCAATTCATTGGCGAAGGTAGAGAACATGGGATCCGTAAAACCCGAAACACGGTAGGCGCTGATCACTTCTTTTTCCTTGAATGGCGGCTTGAAATATTTTGTAGAAGTGCTTTCCAACAAGAATATATGTTGCTGATCGAAGAATTTTCTCAGATCCAGCAAATTGGTATCGGCTGTTGTATCCGAAATTTGGGCCAACGCATCTTGGTTAATGGTAACTATAAATTTACTGTAACTGTCATACTTAAACGCTACATCCGATTTCGGATGGTTCTTCTTTCGATTCTCAATAGCTGCTTCCATAATACGTTCAGCAGGATTCACTCCCGGAACAATAGTCACTTCTTCAATTTCACTCGCCTGTTCGGTCATGTATACAATCATATCTCCGGTAATGGTGATGGTTGTATCCCGGAAACTGGTCATTTTCAAAGTTACCCGCGTATTTCCCTCCGGGTTGGTAAATCTACCGTCCAAATCGGCCAAAAACGGTTTTCCAACTTCCGGGTAAACCTTCACAAACGGAATAGTGGCATGCGAAACACTTTCCTGTATCTGAATTTGTTGTGCAAAAAATGAATGGGATAAAAGGAGCGAAAATAAGCTGAGTAAAATGGTTTTCATAAATTATTTGTCTTATTCGTAAGACAAACTAAGTCAAAAAAAGTTACAGTCCTTCAAAAAAAACGAGAAGTTTCACCGGACTTCCGTAATTTCGTAAAGAAGGATGAACAGTTTTACAGATCAGCGGAATATTATCAAACACCTTAACGTTCAGCGTGTTTGGAATCTGGCTATGCTTCGTTTTTCCTATGGCTTGGCCCGTTTGTTCAAACTTCAAAAAAACTGGGGCAAACCTTTTGCGTTAAGTATCGAACCAACAACCGCCTGCAACCTGGGTTGTCCGGCTTGCCCGAGTGGCTTGAAAGCATTCAGCCGTCCAACAGGGAAAATCGACCTTTACCAGCATCAAAACTGGCTTTCACAGGTTTCCGGTTCTGTTTTTTACATCAATTACTATTTCCAGGGCGAACCTTTTCTGCATCCGCAATTCCTGGAACTGATCAAAGAAGCGAAACGCAATAAGATTTATACCGCAACTTCTACCAATGCACATTTCATTGATGCCAAAAAAGCGCAGGAAATTGTGGCCTCCGGTATGGACCGCTTGATTATTTCCATTGACGGATTGACACAGGAAACGTACGAATCCTACCGCATTCACGGAAAACTCGATAAAGTAATCGATGGAGCAAAAGCCATGGTACAAGCCAAAAAAGAAGCAAACAGCGCTACGCCTCATTTGATTTTCCAGTTTTTGGTAGTAAAAGCCAACGAACACCAAATTGCGGAAGTGCAGGAACTGGCAACCGAAATCGGTATTGATGAAGTGCGGTTCAAAACCGCGCAGGTTTACGATTATGAACACGGAAACGAACTGATTCCCGACAACGAAGCGTATTCGCGCTATGTGAAGCAGAAAGACGGAACGTACCGTTTCAAATACAAAGGCGGAAACAGCTGCTGGCGCATGTGGTCTTCGAGTGTCCTGACCTGGGACGGACAAGTGGTTCCCTGTTGTTTCGACAAAGATGCGCATCACACCCTGGGAAGCTTGCAGGAACAATCTTTCGAAATGATCTGGAAAAGTCCGGCCTACCGTTCATTCCGGAACACCGTGCTACAGGACCGCAACTCGATAGAGATTTGTACGAATTGCTCGGAAGGCGCAAAAGTATGGATCGATTGACAATTATGAATTATCAATTTGGCAATTATCAAGGTCCGCTATCTTGATAATTATTCATTGATAATTCTTCTAGCACGACACCTCTTTGTTGAACTGCACTAATCCGCCGCGGCGGATTCAGTATCAAAAGCTATCGCTTTTTCTTATATTTGCGAGAAAATAAAAAGAGACCATGTACGGAAAAATGAAAGATTACCTTTCCGAGGAATTGAATACGATCAAGGAAGGTGGAATATTTAAGAAAGAACGCATCATTACTTCTCCTCAGGGAGCAAAAGTGAATGTGAGTTCGGGTGACGAAGTTGTCATCATGTGTGCAAACAATTATCTTGGACTTTCCTCCCATCCTGCTGTTATTCAAGCTGCGAAAGATGCTTTGGACACGCATGGATTCGGGATGTCGTCTGTTCGTTTTATTTGCGGAACGCAGGACATTCACAAAGAACTGGAAGCAAAAATCGCTAAGTTCTACGGTACGGAAGATACTATTTTATATGCCGCTGCTTTTGATGCGAACGGTGGGGTTTTCGAACCTTTGTTCGGAGAAGAAGACGCAATCATTTCCGATGAATTAAATCACGCTTCGATCATTGACGGTATCCGTTTATGCAAAGCTCAGCGTTACCGCTACAAGCACTCCGACATGGCTGACCTGGAAGAGCAATTGAAAAAAGCCCAGGCACAACGTCACCGCATCATTGTTACTGACGGGGTTTTCTCCATGGACGGTGACATCGCCAAAATGAACGAAATCTGTGATCTGGCTGACAAATACGACGCATTGGTTATGACAGACGAGTGTCACAGCGCCGGATTTATCGGAAAAACAGGTCGTGGAGTGCCTGAATACCACAATTGCCAGGACCGCGTAGATATTATTACAGGAACTTTGGGTAAGGCACTTGGAGGTGCGATGGGTGGTTATACAACCGGGAAAAAGGAAATCATTGAAATGCTTCGTCAGCGTTCAAGACCTTATTTGTTCTCCAACTCGCTGGCTCCTTCCATTGTCGGGGCATCGAACGCAGTTTTCGACATTTTGAGTTCCACTACGGAATTGCGCGACAAACTGGAATCGAACACCAAATACTTCAAGGAAAGAATCATTGCGGCAGGATTTGACATCAAGCCGGGAGATTCACCTATCGTTCCAATTATGTTGTACGATGCAGCTTTATCCCAGCAATTTGCAGACAAACTATTGCAGGAAGGCGTTTACGCTATCGGTTTCTTCTACCCGGTAGTTGCAAAAGGAGCAGCACGTATCCGCACACAAATCTCGGCAGCTCACAGCATCGCCGACCTGGACAAGGCAATCGCCGCATTCATCAAGGTCGGAAAAGAATTGAAGGTGATTCAATAATAGTTGAACAACATAGAATAAAAATCTGTTGGTGGGGACGCGATGTATCGCGTCCCTTCTGGTTTAAAACCAGCCATATTCCAACAAGTAGAGACGCGAATCATCGTGTCACTACTTGTATAAAAAAAAACCATTGGTTCAATGGAATAAAAACTATCTTTGTGCGCTAAAAATCTAATGCATTTCGCATTAGTAGTTGAACAATTAACAAAGATAAATCTATGACAAGGTCTTTACTTGTTTTATTTTGCGCGGTATTCACGCTTTCTGCTTTCGGGCAAATCAAACGCGATGTATCCGGATATTACCAGGATTACAGAACGAAAGGCCCTTCGGATGAAGTTCCGGTTCAGTTGGTTAACAAAAAAACAGGTAAAACCTATCAGGCGATTACGGATGAGGATGGTAAATTCTTATTCAAGGGCGTCGAATTACTGCCAAATACAGATACGACCGTTTTCGAACTATCTGTTGCCAGCAAAAAATACAAGCAGGAAGTATTCACGATCAAACTCGATGACGATCATACCAGTGAGTACAAAATGGACCAGAAAAACCCGTTCAAAACTTCTACGAAAGTTACGTGGATGTTTGATTGGGGAACCTGGAACGGAAAAGAAAATTACTGGTCGCATTTCACTGCAAAAGCAGTATTGGTAATTTACGGAGGATGTTTGGTCCTGGTATTCATCTACTCTTTGTTACAACTTTCCTTATCAATTGCCTATGCCAGAAGTAAAAAACGCAAATCGCAGGAAGTAAAACCGGTTTACAACCCGGATACGGCTCTTACGGTTACAGTTCAGTTACCTATGTACAACGAAATGTATGTTGCGGACCGTATTATCGAATCAGCGGCGGCATTTGATTACCCGAGAGATAAATTCGACATCCAGGTACTGGACGATTCTACGGACGAAACCAAAGACCTGATCGCGAAAAAAGTAGCGGAAGTGGCTGCACGTGGTGTACGTATCGAGCACATTCACCGTGTGGACAGAACAGGATATAAAGCCGGAGCTCTGGACTCGGCAATGAATAAGGTACAGGGAGAATTCATCGCAATCTTTGATGCGGATTTCGTTCCGGAAAAAGATTGGTTACAGCGCACAATGCCTTACTTTGAGACAGATGACAATATCGGTGTTGTTCAGACACGTTGGGGGCACTTGAATAAAAACTATTCGTTATTAACGGAATTACAGGCATTCGGTTTGAACGGTCACTTTGCTGCAGAGCAGGGAGGTCGTAATGCCGCAGGACATTTCATCAACTTTAACGGTACGGGCGGTATTTGGCGCAAAAAATGTATCGAAAGTGCAGGTGGATGGGAACACGATACTTTGACAGAGGATTTGGACCTGAGCTACCGTGCCCAGTTGAGAGGATGGAAATTCAAGTACCTGGAGGATGTAGTTGCACCTGCTGAATTACCGATTACGATGTCGGCACTGAAAGCACAGCAGCACCGTTGGATGAAAGGTGGAGCGGAGTGTTTCGTGAAAATGTGGAAAACAATCCTGACTTTCAAGAACGTAAGGCTTTCCGATCGTGTTCACGGTATGGCACACCTATTCAACTCGTCGGTATTCATGTTCATTTTGATCATGTCTCTATTGAGTTTGGTTGTATTGCAGATCAAAGACAGTTTCTCAGATTTGAATTACGTGATCCAGTACGGTTCGGTCTTTATCTTAAGTACGGTATTCCTGATGTATTATTACTGGCTGGCTTACCGCGATAAAACAGACAATAAGTTTACTTCCTTCTTCCGCTTCCTGGGTCGTTTCTTATTATTCCTGACGGTTTCATTGGGTCTTTCCCTGGCGAATACCATTGCTGTATTGGAAGGATTTATGGGAATCAAAAGCTCGTTCGTTAGAACACCAAAGTTCAACGTAAGCAAAAAGAACGAATTCAAAGGAAACAAATACGATAAGAAAAGCATTTCACTGATTACGATCGGAGAAGGAATCCTGATGTGCGTATTCGGGTTTACGGTTGTAAACAGAGCCATTTACGGAGATTTAGGAATGGTTCCTTTCCATCTGATGCTGACTATCGGATACGGAATTGTGTTCTTTAATTCATTGAAAGAATTGAGACAAGGGTAAAACCAATCAAAAAAAAATAAAAACAGTAGGGGCGGAAAATTTTCCGCCCCTACTCTATTGTATAAACTTGTAATTCTCGATCCACGTGGAATCCGTCACATCGTAGAGCAATTTCCAAAAACAGGTATCAACGATGTAATCAAAATCCAGCTGTTTGATGTTGTAACGCTTTGCCAGGTATTCCTCCTGTTTTAAACCCGGCCTCATGCGGCCATGACTCCACCCCGCTTCGTTTTTCCCGTTGTAGGGCCAATCAGAAAAGCGGAGCTTCCACAAACTGTCCAGCGCCGGACAATAACCGATTTCCGCCCGAATAGTATCGTTTACAAAAACACCACCTACAATTTTGTTCTGTTTGAAATAATCGATTTTCCCGGGATTGAACGGGCTGG is part of the Fluviicola sp. genome and harbors:
- a CDS encoding radical SAM/SPASM domain-containing protein, whose translation is MNSFTDQRNIIKHLNVQRVWNLAMLRFSYGLARLFKLQKNWGKPFALSIEPTTACNLGCPACPSGLKAFSRPTGKIDLYQHQNWLSQVSGSVFYINYYFQGEPFLHPQFLELIKEAKRNKIYTATSTNAHFIDAKKAQEIVASGMDRLIISIDGLTQETYESYRIHGKLDKVIDGAKAMVQAKKEANSATPHLIFQFLVVKANEHQIAEVQELATEIGIDEVRFKTAQVYDYEHGNELIPDNEAYSRYVKQKDGTYRFKYKGGNSCWRMWSSSVLTWDGQVVPCCFDKDAHHTLGSLQEQSFEMIWKSPAYRSFRNTVLQDRNSIEICTNCSEGAKVWID
- the kbl gene encoding glycine C-acetyltransferase; this encodes MYGKMKDYLSEELNTIKEGGIFKKERIITSPQGAKVNVSSGDEVVIMCANNYLGLSSHPAVIQAAKDALDTHGFGMSSVRFICGTQDIHKELEAKIAKFYGTEDTILYAAAFDANGGVFEPLFGEEDAIISDELNHASIIDGIRLCKAQRYRYKHSDMADLEEQLKKAQAQRHRIIVTDGVFSMDGDIAKMNEICDLADKYDALVMTDECHSAGFIGKTGRGVPEYHNCQDRVDIITGTLGKALGGAMGGYTTGKKEIIEMLRQRSRPYLFSNSLAPSIVGASNAVFDILSSTTELRDKLESNTKYFKERIIAAGFDIKPGDSPIVPIMLYDAALSQQFADKLLQEGVYAIGFFYPVVAKGAARIRTQISAAHSIADLDKAIAAFIKVGKELKVIQ
- a CDS encoding cellulose synthase family protein produces the protein MTRSLLVLFCAVFTLSAFGQIKRDVSGYYQDYRTKGPSDEVPVQLVNKKTGKTYQAITDEDGKFLFKGVELLPNTDTTVFELSVASKKYKQEVFTIKLDDDHTSEYKMDQKNPFKTSTKVTWMFDWGTWNGKENYWSHFTAKAVLVIYGGCLVLVFIYSLLQLSLSIAYARSKKRKSQEVKPVYNPDTALTVTVQLPMYNEMYVADRIIESAAAFDYPRDKFDIQVLDDSTDETKDLIAKKVAEVAARGVRIEHIHRVDRTGYKAGALDSAMNKVQGEFIAIFDADFVPEKDWLQRTMPYFETDDNIGVVQTRWGHLNKNYSLLTELQAFGLNGHFAAEQGGRNAAGHFINFNGTGGIWRKKCIESAGGWEHDTLTEDLDLSYRAQLRGWKFKYLEDVVAPAELPITMSALKAQQHRWMKGGAECFVKMWKTILTFKNVRLSDRVHGMAHLFNSSVFMFILIMSLLSLVVLQIKDSFSDLNYVIQYGSVFILSTVFLMYYYWLAYRDKTDNKFTSFFRFLGRFLLFLTVSLGLSLANTIAVLEGFMGIKSSFVRTPKFNVSKKNEFKGNKYDKKSISLITIGEGILMCVFGFTVVNRAIYGDLGMVPFHLMLTIGYGIVFFNSLKELRQG